The DNA region TGAGGGGTGCTGAGTATTTGGGTGCTCTCAGTTTCTGGCTGTGTGTGCTGACTTTGCTGATTTTGTCTTGCCTACTGCAATGGTGAGAGGAGATGAAGGGGCTATCTTTGAGGCTACAGCATCCCGCTGCCTTTAGCATCTTTCTGttcaaaactatttaaaaacaataaaaacagagAAGCAAATATAGTAAGTTACATGCAGTTTAATACATTTAGCTGACATTTAGATTATACTATGCTTTAAAGTAGGAAGGCACAAATTGTGAAAAGGATCCCATCTTAAACGTTTCCAGAGTACAATGACTAGAGGACAAATACCTGGCCGCTCTAGCGAGATGGGTGCTTCACAGCACTAAAGCACTGTCTCATGGAAAACATAGGAAAGATTCAGGCCATAGTCATGCTTGTGATTGTTCGGAGCAGCTTTCTGGAAGCTGTATTAACATATGGCTTGATTTCTACCTCTGAACATAGTGAAGCTGTAATTTGTGCTCATTTTTACTTAAAACACTGTTGTCATATAAACTGTAATACTATAATATAGAAAACTAGTATTTTTTAATCACTACCTTTTTATTGTGCTATAAAACTCACCAAGGCATGCACCCCTTTGTGGCTTGTCTAGTAAAGACACATTTGTTCTGAACAAGTACTGCTCTGTCAAATAGTAAGTAGCAGTCACTTTGTCTAATGGCATTAAGTAGTTCAGCTAAAAATACAGGAAGGCCATTTAGAAAACGCGTTAAAAAAGATCTTTTGGCTGATGTCTCTCTCCTAAGAAAATTCTTTATTCAGGTTGTTTCTTGTTGCGATTGTCCTTCCAGATACGGTAATTGAGCGCAGAAGCCATGGTTAACCAAGCTAAATAAGGAACCATCAAATACGCTGCTGTTCTGTTGATGTTATACCAGGAAGCAGTTGTAGCTGTTGCTGTACCAGTGGTGAGTAGGAGAGTCACCAACCCCTGAAACACAGAAAGGTACTTAGTGTTATTTGATGCATTTTCTTGACTGGACAGTATTTGTATGGCTCTTTCCAAGTAGTTTGCATTGGCTCTGGCACTTGTTGGATCCCTCTGTGAGCTGATTCCTTCTCAGAAAACTAGCCCTGCAAAAAAGAGGGTTTTCTGCTGACTTAGCGAGTTGAATTGACTCACAGAAAGATCCAACAGACACAAACAGGCACAAAAACTGCATCTGGGAGCAGGGGAGGGAGAATAAGATCCCTCCTGCCCCCATTTTTCTGGCAGCAGGTCGTATTGGCTATAACCCCTGTGTGACTTCGAGCAAGTCACTTTGCTAGGTAAACTTCCCCAGTCTTTCTCTGTCTGATGCTGCCTGAAGAGATGTGGCATAGATGAATCAATGACAGATTGCAAAATGTTCCACTATTACAGTGTTACTTGTATATTTGGTGAACCAggcaaatcatttttatttttattactgtttaatTTTGGAGGCTATCTTGTTTCTCTTCAGACTACAGAAAATTAGTCTTGTCTAATATGGATACCGATTAGCTGAGTAATGTTATGTAACACTCTTATCGCTGCTGTTTGCCAAAGAGGTACCTAGGGACTTTGCTAAGGCATAAGTGTTTACTTTTTTAGTCACGCAAAGCTCTTATCAAAAGGTGACAGAAAGAGCTACTTGATATCTAAACATTTAATGATGCTGTAGATAGGTAAATTCTCTCAGGTGGTTGCAGGCATGCATTGAAGAGAATTTTAGATAACTATTGCCCAAGGCACATGCTATACCAATTATATGAATCTGGTtcattttcaagaagaaaaaaaaaaaatacaaccccaAACTTACCCTTAGTATCTTGTAAACGATAGCAGAAGTCTGTGCTTAAGAAACTTGTTTTTCCACTTACCCATCCCATTTTGTGAGCTCCAAAAAATATGGGAGTCCATGCCCAGTTTAATGCCAGCTGCCCTGCATACAGACCCAGTGGAACCACAGACTTTTCATTGAAGCCCCCCAGTTCCTTCCACGCCAGGTAGGAGCCATATCTGAAGAAAGCAAACGTAAGGTGTAATTCTGTACACTGGCTAGAAGGCAACTGCAGTCTTGGTCAAACGAAATGACTTCAGTGTAAGGAGTCTAAATTCATTTGGAAAGGAAGATATCCAGACACTGCCTGGCAGAATAACCAGCTGCAAAGGGTTGATCATATGCTGCAGACAGCAGTATGGAGAGAAAAATTCCCCGTGCTGCCAGAACTCTCGTTTCTAGGTGCAGAGGAGCAGATGACCTACTGCATTTCAGTCTTTAAAGAGAATAGCATATTGAAATGGAAGCAAGTCTAGGGCTTGAGTAGAAAAGGTATCTCTAAATAGTGAAGAAACTTATTTCAGTAATGGGAGATGATgcttaaaatagaaagaaatgtattttcaaatgGAGATACGGGAGAAGATATgggaatgaaatgaaatgaagaaatgaagatACGGGAGAAGCAGGAATTGAAGTGGGAATGGACAAAATGAGTTGCAGCCCTAAGACAGGCGAGTATGGTGTGGATGGTGTTAGAGCAGAAGGCATCCCATAATCACATTTCGGAAGGGAGGAGACAAAGATGAGGGGAACAAAGATTTCAGGATTTCCAAGGAAAGAATTAACAGCAAGGAGCGCTCTTCCTGGTCATGGGATCCTGGCTACTGAAGGATCTTCCAGCCGGGTTGGAAGATTTTGAACAGATCTTCTTCATGCCACCAAACAGTTCACCGGAGGGGTCCCAGAATGAAAGCTGCCAAAGACAAGAATCCTTTGGACTTGGGACGTTTCCTAATGCGAGGTTTATTTTTTGCACTGAAGAAGCCTGAACAGAGCAGGGAGCAGTCGCTGCACAAGACTATCTATTTTGCTCTTGTTTGACTTTCCCTTTAGGCATTAGCTACATTTCAATCCGGATGACTGCACAGCCATTCCAAGAGACAGTGCACTGCCCTGGATAAAATGCCGCCATCCCGAATTATATCCCCATTTCAGTATTCGTGCACAGAATACAGACTCCATCTTGGTAGCAATGTGAACTGAACTGTGCGCTGTGCCGGACAGCAGGGGGCTCAGACGGATGTCAGCACTGGAGCAAAGATGGAGGCCAATTTTTAAGCATTATTTGTTTTAGTAGCAAACATCTGTATGCATATTGCAGGAGTTTGTCTTCACTCGTGTGTCATATAAACaggatgtttttttcctgtttggccCAGTTAATAACCCAATATTGCTTCCTGGCCATTTCTTTCATAAGGACTAAACCACGCAGCTTTGATAGCTTGGCAGTTTGATTGCACAAAGTagatggtttggggggggggggggaagggggtgcttTGTATGGGAGGGGAAGGATGAGAAACTTcacattttctcttcctaaaAGGCATCAGAACTCAAATCTGCTCCTAAGTGACTTAAAGAGCTCCAGTACGTGCTTACAGTTGTTCACAGATCTAACTTTCATTTCAGAGCAAGATCATTGTGTACAAGTCTGCTAGAGAACTAAATGTCAGAGACCATCATGTAAGCTTATTATTTCTTGCTTTCAGTTATTTCTTGCTTTTAATGTATTCAAGAGATTCGAAAGGAATGAGATGTCTTGATCATTCCAAGGAATGTGGGTGCGTGATGGGTTACAGCAGGAAAGGACTGGTTATAAGCACTGAGGAAAAAGACTCAGGTGCTAGACATTTGGTACATAACCTAGAGCACCCACCTCCGAATATACTGGTATTCTGATATTGTCAAAGTAAATGACCAGCTGTCACAgtttggatttttaaaatgtttagctTGATATCCAGGTTTATGATGAGGAATCCTCAGCCACGGGGGATTATAATTTGTGCAGTCAACATGAAGGAAACCCTTCAAGGAAAGGCAAGGAGCTCTTGTCTCTTTGATAAAAGGCATCTTTTATCGAATCATAGGGCAACAATGTCCTGATTCCAGTATTAACTCCCCAAATATACAAGAgggaagaataatttaaaaaaatactctgtagaagaggagaaagaatacAGACAGAAAAGGGGGCACAGCACATGAGGCTGCAGAAATTACAAagcttttcttgaaagaaaaggaaaccaagAAGAGAGaaagtgtgagagagagaaaattttgcATTCAGATACATTTTCAGACATACCACATCACTGCTGTATTTTACATCAGACCGCGGTATTAAAGATAACCAGCGGGGTGACAATGTAATCTCAGCTTGGAAAAGAGTTGATCTCTCTGAAACTTTCTATGGTTAAGCCAGTGCTATACACGAGGTAGGAATCACTTAAAATGCAGTGGCATAATGGAAGAGATGGCAAGGGTAGGATGTAAAATGCATATTGTGGCCCCTAAATTATTACTATTGGGTTAGCAGCAATGCATGTTTTATAGCTAGGAAAAAGCATGTTGAATCTTGGCATATAGCTAGTTCTTAATGAAGAAGTGTGGGAGGGAAACAAAGCATCACTGCATGCTTGGCGGCTGCGCCAGCCTCTGTTCAGGCTCCAGTAGCAGCGGGCTACCTCTCCTCTCCGTGGCACTGCTCACGAGAGTTAATATAAAAGCACactatgttgggggggggggggggggagctactTCTGGAGCAGCCCATGAGGAACTGCCCGAACAGATGCAACGACAATCTCCAGGGACAACCTACCTCCATAAATGTTTTTGCTACATCTTATTAAAAGTAACAGGTGCCAGAATATAGTAATATTAAATGTTTAAGCTACCTGTGGGAATGGTATTTGGCCTCATGATATCCTGTTCATTTGACAGTAATTGCTGTATTGTCAGGTATTTTAAACTAGCTAAATAAGAAGGCAGGCGCTGGTTTCACACATTTAGAGTTTTAGAGCCTGGcacttttatttgaaaagacaAGTACATTCGTTTTGATTTTGGCTTCTTTTAATTGAGCTGTTAGAACAGTTCCATCccaatccctttttttttaattttaaaactactGAAGGACATATGTAGAGGAAATCCCGGGGCTGCCTAGCTCCATCACTGCACAACTTGGCAGGTCTTCCCCTCAGAGTGAATGAGGAAAGCTAATTAATGGCAGCTTTTCAAATGCCTGCTTTTGATGTGCATGCAAAGCAGTGTCCTATCAAACCCACGCACAACTCCCAAAACATATTTCTACCTGCTGAACGGGTAGCTTGACACAGTTTCTTACAAATATAGAGCCACGGGAATACAATAATACAGTTTTCTGAGCCAGCACAGTACAATAAGCAACTATGAGATCAGATACGTGCCTTAATACAATGTGAAAAACATACCCCATAGATGTATAGAGAGTTCCCCAAACAGGAGCAAGCACCCAGTTAGGTGGATGCCAGGATGGCTTCTGTAGAGATTCATACCACACAGGGATCTCCCTTTTGGTGATTGTGCCTCCTAAAACTCCTCCTGCATGGGGCAAGAGTGTGAAACCCACTGCTGGGACCCAGCCTGGTACCACCTCCATTGAGATGGTGAATCTGAAACAAGCACAAACGTGTTGACTGgcaaagtgattttaaaatgaagctagaaaaacattccatttttaacagattttaaaaatatacatgcatGTAGGATCTGATCCACAGCCTAGTCTTGTCACTAAGAGAGACTGCAGCTGAAATTAATGGATCTTGAATGAGGTTCACTGGACAGTATTTATCACCCTACAGGAACCTATCACTTACATTCTGTTTTCCTTGAGGCCTTCAGTTCCCTCTAAGCCTTGTGCAGTAAGGTTAGTGATTTTTACCTACATAAATATTCCCCCCCATAAATAAGTAGGCAGAGGAACAATGCAGTTTGATATTATATAAATtgcacttggaagaaaaaaatccattaagaaACTTGTATTTCTGTATTCACCAAAATAGAATGGTCTCAATGGAACGATATAGTCAAGGGCAAGGAAAGAGCGTGTGCCAGCTTACCTACCTgcaagcaaaataatttacatagACTGTGTATGCATTTTTAGCCTCAAAGGATGCAGAGGATGATCAGTGGCTAGTAAGACTGAGGTGATAAGTTACAAACATTTGAGAAGCTGCCCCAGAAAATAgtagagaggagaaagagaggagagaCACTTAAATGATGTTTTGCCAAACAAGGAAGGAGATCTCCATGGATAAATGGGGAGTACACCAGTGGCTTCTTCATAAGGTATTCAGTCAGTTGTCCCAATCTCAGCTGGCAAGCCCATGACATGTACTCAGTTAAATCTGCCTACAGAAACAAGACGAAGTAGATTCCTTGTTCTGGTAGGCTGAACTGCTTTACTTTGAGCACAGGCTGCAGTAAAAAGGGTaagcaagaaagcaggaaaaatctCCAGAACAAGCTTTCTGGCCAGAATCCAAAGGCTACAGAGGATCCATGTTTCGCTTGCTGAAGTGTGAGCAGATTAGAGGGATGATGAAAAGGGCAGAAGCGaaacattatttttcaaatatacagTAGCCAAATACACCCAATTCCTGTTAATCTGTTATGCAGCAGGGAGAGACAGCAGGAAGGAATCATAAAAGATATTGCAACAGCCCCatgaagcagaggggaaaaagcaaCTGTGAAAGCCGCAGCAGGAGCGAACACCAAGTTTTGGAGCAACCAGCATGTCAGAGGCAGGTCCAAGGAAAGCGTCCGAGTGCGGGGGCTATTGCCTTGCCCTATGTTTAAAAGCTTTCGCTGCTATAGTTATGTCTGCTGGGATGAGGAGGCAGGAAGTGAGGAAGAGGAAATCATACTTTTAACAGCTGTACTTAAACCAGCAGGAAATGGTGCACAGATGACGTTATACAGGCACAGTTCTGCTGGTGCCACGGATTTTGCTTGGAGAACAGGTATAAGGGTAGCCAGCAAGAAGGCTCTCTTGCATTGAGATTTTTGTCCCTTTACTCAGGGGTCTGTCCATACAGCCACGCAGATTTAATAAAAGAGATTTTGGTGGCTGGGACCACAAGCCAGATTGCATGGGATCAAGAGGAAATCCTGGTGATAGAAGCAGGGCGAGATTTTGAAGGCAAAACAGAGTCTGGAGGGACTGGAAAAGCATGCAAGCTTGGGAAGTTTGCAAGGCGTGAGCAAGAAGGGGCAAGCAGGCTGCTGGGCGGGAGGCATGCCTGGGGAGGGCCGTGGCAGGGGAACAAGCAGGAACGCGCAAGAAAAGACGGCAGACAAAGTGGTGGGACGGTCAAAAACGGAAAACAAGAACGAAGGAACAAATTGAGCACAGGAAAAAACTGGAACTAAggttggggagaggaggaagagggaaaataAAGTGCTAGTGTCCTGGAAAAGTATCAATTAGGTCTCAGGGTGGAGGGTGGACAGCAAGGAAGGGAGGCAAAAGGCTGCAGAGCTTGTTGCTACAGTCATTGCTGCCACGCGTCCTGCCTCATCTCTCCTGCGCTCCATTTTGCCGGGGTGCAGAGACATGAACGCGTTTCTCTCTGCCTAGATTTGTAGCATTATTTCCCCAAGGGAGCAGACGGGCTCCACTGCTTGTCACAAACACAGGCAGCATCAAAGGCTCTGCTTTTATTGGGATGGGGGGAACTTCTGTGTGCAGGAGCCACCAGGTGTAATGGGAACAAGAGCTCCCGGCACAGCAGCCTCTCTGGCTGCCTTCAGCCAGGAATTCCCAAGGGGTTAAATTAGAAATTTAAAGCGAATAAGACCTCACCATTTTTtaccctgctgcctttgctgccaCTGCTGACAGAACGCCAGGCTCTGTTTTTACACATGCTGTAAAGTGCTGGTCATTTGTGCATCTCCACTGCGGCTGTCAAatgctaataaatttaaaaaaaaggggggggggcagcaggacTTCTATTTTATATTGGGTTATTGTGTTTTATGCTTTGTTTGGACGTATCTGTATCAGGGTGGTTTCTAGTATGTATTAAGCAACTGGACTTTGTCAGGTGTCGTTTCTTCTGCCAACTTCTCCTCAGGAAAGAAAGCCTGAAAGTGTTTTGCTATCTGAAAGTGCTAAATGCTATCAAATAGAAAAAATACTCTTCTGTTGCAGTCGTTAGCGCATAAATGACATAGTGGTGAGTCTGTCCCTCTGCATGTTGGGGGAGGAACGCTGAAAGCCACATGAGGACGCAAATCGggcaggaaaacagaaatggggaaagcaaaaagcaggGGAACAGGGAAAGTAAAGCTGCAcatgaacaggaaaggggaacaaataaaagcaaaaggtaCTGGTACTGGCTTGAATTGAATGTTGGCATCCCATTCTTTTGACTACTATTACTACTAGTTATATAGTCTGTTTTCCAATAGTATTACTCAGTATTTCACAATGCTTGGCAAGTCCTATCTCTTGCATAGTACCAAGGAGAAAGAGGTAGAGCAACATGTACAAAGGCATGCGGCAATATCAAAATGTGCTGGCAGGCTCTGCCTAATAGACCACAGCTGTTGGCAGTGGGAATTCCTGTATTTAATTCCCAAGAAATTAAATACCAGTAtaaatttgctattaaaaaaaaaaggcaatag from Apteryx mantelli isolate bAptMan1 chromosome 1, bAptMan1.hap1, whole genome shotgun sequence includes:
- the TSPO gene encoding translocator protein, translating into MEVVPGWVPAVGFTLLPHAGGVLGGTITKREIPVWYESLQKPSWHPPNWVLAPVWGTLYTSMGYGSYLAWKELGGFNEKSVVPLGLYAGQLALNWAWTPIFFGAHKMGWGLVTLLLTTGTATATTASWYNINRTAAYLMVPYLAWLTMASALNYRIWKDNRNKKQPE